A window of Rhipicephalus microplus isolate Deutch F79 chromosome X, USDA_Rmic, whole genome shotgun sequence genomic DNA:
TTAATAGTTGCGCTCTATGTAGTACCTGCTCATCAGGATAACAAAAAACGGAAACTGACACGTCCACAATGTGATGTCATTGGGTAGCACAAAATCCCATTTTCTGGGATTTTACAAGCAGAAACCACGTACTGATTACGCAATAAGCCACAACAGATGGTTTTCAAATATTCACCACCTGAGATTCTTAACGTACGTGCACAACAAACGCGCCAACTTAagtgcatttcgcctccacctaaagACGATCGATGCGGCCGTAATCAAACCCGTCACCTACGCGTAAACTGCCGACCGCAGTAACGACTGCACCATCGAGCCCGTATACGACATAAATGCAATTCGTTCTATCCGCCCAAGCAACACTTCCTTACAAGCGAAGCGCAGCCGCAAGCCACAGCATATTAATCTTCAAACCACACGCTCTTACGTAATGGTCATGGCCAGGCAGTCATGCGCCAAAATTGCAGGCCGGTAGTCTGTGTCCTGCTTGGATATTGCGGGGCGCAGCAGTTCGAGCAAAGTATCGAACGTTCGTGGCGGCATCTGCATGAAGCTAaccaccaaaaaaaaaggaatgagataacatgttacgcactaccttataagcacgtaaaacaaccataaacttactctcggaaatactcctcgtcgtgcgaGCGCAGGTCGAGAAGCAGACGCCCTGTGTGGCCAGCCACTTCTCGCGAGCGAAGGGACGGTCTCACCCaccaccgccttgcttgctttgaacGTTTtcgtgctgccagcgctgacacgttGGCTGAGCACATCAGCACCACCACAACCTCTTCTTCATCACTCGACTCGAAGTCTATGATGCTGCCGGGAGAACGCTACGCAAACACAGCCGTCAAAAACAAACGCGTCGCGCTCAGCGGGCTCTGTATCTGATCAGCTGATCGTCGCCGGTCGCCCAAGttctcgttgataacgagatctgtacgtgactctccgggtttgcgacttCCGATCGCTCGCATGAAGCCTTAAAGCCTGCCGGTGTGAACGTCGCTCGCaatttggtcgccagtcgcaaatggtcgcgcgaccgcggctagtcgccggtgtgctcCAGCCTTTAGTGTGTATTCCCTCCCCACATAGTCGCGCTTTAATCGCAGCTCCCATACCTCTTCATGCTAATCTCGCTATAGCAATAAATTTTGAACCGTTTTCGCCCGACCTTCGCGATCATTGAAATAGATATTCATACCCTTTtcacgattttgagtacttcgtgtGAGCCGTCTCGATATTAAGtgaacagtaatgtacaagaggGAGAGAGGTTACAAAAAAGTGGTCAACGATGTAGGGTACTttgtactttactatgggagagcagaaagccgtcccgtgggcctcacactggATGAGGCCGCATCGACTAAAGGTACGAAAACATCACTGTGTTTAGAataagttgttaacgatttagagtacttggtactctactatgggagagcttaaagccgtcccaacTAGGGATATTTCCCTAGAGTTAGCAGCACTGTATCTTAGATACAAACAGCAAgaagaagtttattgacttccaaccaaggataaagtacatgacaaaaacatcaagcttcacgactacaaagggtgcatgtacaatcaggaaagcaccactaccgaggtacaatgtatgtgggggaacgtacttctctatttactgtacagcgcgtggtgctccagcaggcttaatcatgcacggtggtaggtcttctcaacacgcggttggaacaagtagcgacttagcgctgtacaactctaggtattattctttttgtcgcctgaaacaatgctgctttcgtacacggtaagtgcatgcccggaagtataaaagaggccttgaggctgggggggggggggcaggggggggtACAAGGGAGTGGGAGGGGGGGTCTTGTCTCCCCCCAAATAAGGCATCAGCAACAATCTGCGCGTAAAAAAACTGACTGAAGGCGCCAATCAATGAAGAAGGCGCTATACAAAAATTAACTCAAGTGTCCACCAGCACACTTTGCCCGAATCGATTACAAATAACAACGACAATGGGGTGATGAAATGAAAAAGGTGATACAGATATAcatacaccacacacacacacacacacacacacacacacacacacacacacacacacacacacacacacacacacacacacacacacacacacacatatatatatatatatatatatatatatatatatatatatatgtgtatatatatatataagtatatatatatatatatatatatatatatatatatatatatatatatatatataaaacggcggcttccaaatgacacggggaaacaaaaggtacgggcagtcttaaacacgcatggtcccactcatttctatcgattaggaaaatcattgaaaagcgggtgcaatacgaaaaacacgcggaacaactaaccaaatatctatctcacgaaattgcacctaagggcctccgcctagcctgcaacccctcaatgtctacactaagtgaagcagaaagggggaagggggaaaaaatattactagaagcgtccttgcaactgactcgggtcattgcggaccatagtgagcgtaaggccgccgaatacagtgtcacggaggccacgcagaaattggtatctaatctcggagagcatgaggcaagagaactggaacgatatgaactaaagaagagaggcgaaatttcaatagtaaaagatagaaaattcaagcgggactgcagtagctccaccgctctgcaacaggaaaataggaatgaggccgtacaagaacgccaggaaccacccgtaccacaacctaactttcaggagaaaaatgagaactcaaaactacagtgcaattctaatcaaaacatccttactctcgaatatggcgctgacactcccgtgccacatgatagccaagagcagccgaaaacttacgagaaaaatgtcctcaatctgtcaaacacaacactcacacccgctcagcttcaacttttgtcgagaggcttgaccttttgtccatcatccggtagattcaatgaatctgaactgtaccaagacctcgataactttgcgcgtaatctccgcctccgtgaatactttcatgatcgcgggGACTGtgcggacgagaatagagtgattggtggtgacaaatcatggtgtccgagtgagcagagggacaaacacctcgatatgtatatatcagcagttcaaaaagatatcatcagagcgtatgaaaaaaatcggccatttcgaaacaacatatcgaagtcagaacgaagggcactcgatgaacaacgaaaaaacactggaattactatcaaaccggctgataaagggggctgcatagtaattctaaacacgtcggactacttaaaagaaagggaacgacagctatcagacacaaaattctacaaagaacttccaacggacccgactcccgaatttgaaagggagataaaagtaactctaaacaatctccgccgggacgagaaaattaccagcaaaatgttaaaagcaatgttaccagcccattctgttcccggtcgattctatttgctccccaaaatacacaaggcaggtaatccgggacgtccgatagtatccagtaacagcacatcaacagaaaatatatcagaattcatcaattccttaataaaaaacatccccccaaattttccctattacctaaaggacacaaaccacttcatctgcgaaacttcaagtctcgacatcccaggcggcagttttctggtgaccatggacgtctgctcactgtacaccaacagaccccaccatgacggaatagcggctatggtttctgaatatgtaaaatctgactcatcaactagtgtaagtggcgaggtactgtttacacttcttgaacttgtactaaattataaccattttgagttcaacggcaagcatttccttcaggtcagtggcactgcaatgggcacgaaaatggccccaaacttcgcgagcacctttatggcttaacttgaaatcccattcattgagggacgcaccttgaaacctttctactacagaagatacttagacgatatttttgtgatatggaaccatgatgagggaagtcttttccgcttcatagaggattttaacaaatgccacccgccAATAAatttcacgcacaaaatttccaaaactagcattaactttttggacgtcactgccATGGTCGagaatgaccgcttgtcaacaaccctttacaaaacgcctacagaccgtcaaatgtacctacatttcaacagcagccacccaaagcattgcaaaatgggtattccatattctcaggcctaccggtaccgaagaatatgcaccaatatgcgggaatttgacagacacgcggaacacctaaagcattccttattgaaataaaattatccggaagacattattgacgatgccatactacgtgctcgcaacgtgaacaggattgatataattaagggaccaaacagagtatctaaaacgacttcccaaacgaaccttgtactaacttactcctcatcagcgccacgaatcaacaacatactttcccgccatttcaacataatcaggcaaagcaaacgactaacttctattttcgcgaagccacctcacgtggtgtaccgccgggataaaaatctgatggacattcttgtcagagcaaaaacaaacacccccaaatttcaatcagggtgccatccctgcggaaaagctcgatacAAGGtgtgcccacagatggtcacaacacgtgaatccaaagcgaacttctcggatttcaaattctgcataactgaaagccttattgtgactccagtaacgtaatatacatgctacattgcaacatctgtggacaagaatatatcggccaaacagacacgccatttcggctgcggttcaataatcaccggtaccacgccacttcactgccgaagctacctttatctagacatctgcgcctgccaaaccacagttttgaaaatatcagcgtaacccttttgcagtccggtttctcaaacaggcgcgagcgcgaacagcgtgaggcacattttattttcaaatttcgtacagtagtagccggcatcaacgaggaccccggaaaactcaactgcctccgagaagtaaaccaggagaaaattggtgacaaagattgatagctggagaccatgcttttttctgactgactggtacctgtacactgtcctttctttttttttcacatgcacatacaaagtgcgtaccttcgcctaccacttgatgaccattgaagggaaacggacgaagattaaaggtaaatagccgaccgacccattaacaggaattccttcctttacgcacgccgcccgccgaccgacccattacggggaaacccctttctttatgcacgccgtcacggaccctcccggcaccgtggcgacaatcttgggtggcccgacacacgtcaagaactgaacagcacgtgata
This region includes:
- the LOC142776402 gene encoding uncharacterized protein LOC142776402, translated to MCSANVSALAARKRSKQARRWWVRPSLRSREVAGHTGRLLLDLRSHDEEYFRDFMQMPPRTFDTLLELLRPAISKQDTDYRPAILAHDCLAMTITFLVTGKTQRDVAFNFPAGRSTVSSILSEVSGALWLVLQPLYLRHPSTTDEWMKAWQASISSIFAATILTHSCLVLLCVV